GGGTCAATCCTGGGCGGCACGAAAAGCCGCTCGCCTGGGAAAGTAGCACGCCTGTTCTCCGAGGTCGGAGGAAGCTTTCATGCAGTGTGGCAATGGGACTATCTGGAAATCTATGGTGTGACTGTTCCCGGGATGTGCAATGAGGCGCTGGCTCTGCTAGCTGATTCAGTTCGAAAGCCAGCATTTTATCCGGAAATAGTGGAATACTCTCGCTCGGTCGTACTCAAACAGGCAAAGGCATTCGAGAGCGAACCCTTCAACGCTGCATATGCCGAGCTCAGAAAGTCTCTTTATCCAGCAGGTCCTTACAGGCACGCATTTATTGGAGACCCTCAAGCCATTGGTAGGGTATCACGAGAACAGCTTGAAGCTTTCCATAGGCTTTGTGTAGCGCCAAATGATATAGTAATCTCTATTGCCGGAAAGGTCTCTTTTGAGAAAGTTTCTGAACAGGTGCAGAAACTTTTTAGCAATATGCCCTTTATTCAAAGGAGCGAAGGCACCCAAAAGTGGGACTCACCGGCTGAAGGCAAATTCGTCGTCAAAAATGTTGGGCCTGCAACATACTTAATGCTTGGTTTCCCTGCAGCAGGCATGGCATCGCCTGATTATCCAGCATTGGCAGTGGCGAACGTTATGCTTGGCGGCAATAAAAGTTCTATGCTATTTCGCAGACTCCGGGAAGAACTAGGAATAGGCTACCAAGTGGGAAGCTTCTATCCGAGCCTGCGAGGGCCAAGCCACATAGTAGCTTTTGTGGGGATGGATTCAGGTCGGGCAACTCAGCAGGTTATAGATACTGCAAAGGATGCCATCCTCCAGCAAGTGGCCAAACTTAAAGAGGGATTATTCACCGATGATGACCTTGAAAGAGCAAAGCGATATTTGATAGGGACGTACGCCGTTAAGCACGAAAGAGTAAGAGACCGAGCATTCTATCTTGGCTGGTACGAGATAATTGGCCTCGGTTATCAGTATGACACAGAGTACGCCAGCAAAATTAGAGCCGTTACGAGGGAGGATATTTGTCGAGTATGTGAGCGATATTTAGGCGTTCCGATAGCTTTTTCTAGTAGCAGTGCTAGCAGTTAACGAAACCCTTGACTATCTGTTGATTTTGCCTATATTGGTGTGCTATAATTCTGGCGCTTCAGATACACTGAAGCTTAGTTTTAGAAAGGAAAGCGGAATGTCTGTACGAAGGACTGTCTCCTTAGTTTTCCTGTTTTGCTTTCTAATCTTATCCGTATCCTACGCTGCCGAGCAGACCAAAGTAGATCCGGTTCTAGCTGCAAACTATCAAAAGCTTGCAGGCGAAGTAAGCGCTGCTAATATTGCCCGGACGATCAATACTCTATCGGCACAAGAGTCCCGTGTTGCCGGTTATCCAGGCTGTGATGCGGCAACGCAATATGTGTTAAACGAATTCAAGAAATTGGGGCTTGAGGATATCAAGGTTGAACCCTTTAAGGTTGCCGTCCCTGTTGATAAAGGTGCATCCCTTGAATTCAATGGAAAGTCCTACCGTCTTTATCCAATATGGCCCAATCTTGTACGGACATCACAACTTCCTAAAGAGGGCATAACAGGGCAATTAATTTACGCTGGCTCAGGAAAGCTCGCAGAGTTTGATGGATATGATGTTGACGGAAGCATCGTCATGATGGACTTTAACTCTGGTTCTGAGTGGCTTAATGCTCCGAGGCTAGGTGCCAAGGCGGTCATTTTTATTGAGCCTGACAGCACGATGCGCGGCGAAGCTGAAGCTAAGTTCATCTCCATCCCCGTTTCCATCCCTAGATTCTGGATATCGAAGGCAGACGCAGCATCACTTCAGGCACTTTGTGCAGTGAATCGGCCTCCTGTTGTGCGTGTCAAGTGTCGTATGCCGTGGGAGCGTCGCACGACCTATAATATTTCAGGCGTCATTAAAGGTACCGACCCAAAGCTTAAAAATCAGATTATAATTATTGAATCTTATTACGACTCGACCTCGGTAGTTCCTTCTTTATCGCCGGGCGCGGAGAATGCCTGTGGCATTGCCTCGATGCTCGAGCTGGCGCGAATCTTTAAAAAGCATCCGCCTGGTAGAACTGTTTGGTTCATAGCGACCAGTGCCCACTTCCAAAGTTTGCAGGGCATCCGTGAATATGTTGACCGCCACCTTCATGAGTTCCAGCGGCCGGGCACACGCGAGAAAATGGCCGCATGGTTCTCTCGAATCATCCCTGGAATGGGCCATCGGACTGTCCGCAAGCCGCCCCAAATTTATCTATTTGTTGGGCTGGACCTATCAAGCCAGACAAAGGGAGTTGGCGTTTTCTATAAAGGCTATTTCTATGATTGCAGGGAAGATATTCAAAATAAGTTTTCCGACATTGCCAGAGTCTGCCGCGAGAACACAGAAAAAATAGGAGCTGTACTTGGCTTTGACCCTGCGAAAGCCTTTGCGGACGGCGTGAACCCAATTGCGGGAAAGAACTGGCGAAACTTCATTCCAGGCAAAATCGCCCTTGATGCGGAAGCAGTCACGCTTGCGGGAGCTAGAGGAATATCGTTTGTAAGCACAGATGATGGCCGCGCACTTGTAGATACGCCGTTTGATGTAGCCGAGAAGGTAAACGTAGCAAATCTTGTTCAGCAAACTAGGCTACTTGCATGTCTTTTTTATCACATACTGCATGACACTAATAGCCCTGAGGCTGTGGATGTGCCTAAGTTTCCAATCACCGAGCCGTCAAACTTCGCTCGAATGACGCTTCAGGGCGGCTTCGCCAGGCTTCAAGGTCAGGTGCTAATCTTAAACCTGAAGAAGAGCTTCATCCCAAACACACCCGTGCCAAACACATTGGTAATAGTTAGACACGTTCATTTAAACAAGACCCTTATGGGCGTTCGCGGGAACATGATCGGAACTGTAGATAAGGAGGCAAGGTTTAGCTTCCCAGGGGTTGCGCCGCTGACCACATATCCTGGCCCACCCAGAAAGATGTCCGTGGCGGCTTATCGTCTTGATCCCGACAGCGGCGAGATCATATATTCACCTGACCAAGGCATATGGGGCGCGGATTTCTACCCCACGGAAATTCCAATAAATACTGGGATTAAGGACATACCTATTGTTGTATTCAAGTGCCGCTCGACTGCAATTTTCGACCTAATAGATCCCCAGTCTCTGCGCACCCTGCCGCAAATAGACATCTTTGAGGGCGAATCAAATGCAAGGCCTAGAATGTATGGCGTCTCCCTAGCCGTACCGGAGTGGCAGGTCTCGCACGTTGAAGATGTTGCCGTCATCTTTACAATGCCGAACACCCTTTTGAAGATAACAATGTCTGCCGGCCCGGCGGCGACTCGCCTAGTATTAATAAATGCCACAAAAGAGAAGCCTGAGGGCATAGGATATGTTGTTGGCAATGGCGTGCCGATAAAAAATACCTCCCTCAGGGTTGCAAAAGATATGTGGATTCTCGACGATTTCCGCATCAATCGCTTGAGAAAATACCGCATCATAAACGAGGGCATAGACAAACTTCATAAGCTAGCGGCAGACGAAATCAAACTTGCAGAAAAAGCATTGGCTGAGAAAAAATACTCCGTCTTCGATGCACATGCCCGTGCAGCTTGGGGTTATGAGTCTCGGGCCTATCCCGATGTCCAAAAGACGGCTAAGGATGTAGTAAACGGCGTCATTTTCTATCTAGCCTTGCTTTTACCCTTCGCATACTTTGCAGAGCGGCTACTCTTTGGGTTCTCGGACCTAAAGCGCCAATTGGCAACAGCGTTTGCCATTTTCTTGGGAATATTCGCGACTTTCCGATACTTCCATCCTGCGTTCGACATTACAATGAATCCGGTGATCGTGTTTATAGCATTCACCATGCTTGCGTTAAGCTTCCTTGTCACGGTGCTCGTAACAAACAGGTTTGAGGAACAGTTGAAAGCTCTGAATCGAAACATGAGCGGTGTTCACAAAGTTGACATCGGTCGGATGAGCATAGCGGCAGCGGCATTCTCGCTGGGCATCTCGAACATGAGAAGGCGGCGGGCTAGGACATTCTTAACATGTATAACGCTTATTCTTCTAACGTTCACAGTGCTTTCGTTTACATCCATTGTCCAGACGATGCGATTCAACAAAGTCCCAGCGCCAGGAAAGCCTAGGTACAACGGCTTGATGCTCAGAACCGCAATGTGGGAGCAGCTGCAAGAGCCGGCTTACCGGCTCCTCAAGGATGAGTTTGGAGCCACTAGAGCTGTCGCCCCACGGGCTTGGTACTACGGCGCCGCTCCTGGAGAGCAGACGTTCATGACCCTAAAGCGCAACGATAAGACCTTCGACGCCAGGGGGATTGTCGGATTCACTCCTGAAGAGAAGCGAGTAACTCATCCTGAAAAGGCATTGATAAAAGGTCGGTGGTTCAGGCCTAGCGATCGTTATGCAATGATTATTCCAGGGGCGATTGCAAAGGCACTCGAAATCACCGAGGAGGATGTTGGGAAGGCAAAGGTCACATTTAGCGGCGTAGAGTATACAATTATCGGCATAGTAGACAATGATAAATTTAAAAAGATAACCGACCTCGACCGCGAGCCTTTGACGCCAGTTGACTTTATCATGATGCAGAAACTTACCCAGCAGGGCAAGACGATGGGTGAAGCCGGATTCCGAGAATACACCCATCTTGAACCTGATACCGTCTTCTTCGTACCTTATCAGACTTTAATCAATTTAGGCGGAGAAATTCGCTCCATAGCCATCAACTTTGTAACTCCTGAGGAAGTCAAAGAGGTTTTGGACAAATTAATGCCAAGGCTTGGATTGAACCTCTATGCAGGGCTTGGCAACCGAACTTTCCGATACAGCTCCATTGCAACTAAATCCGGCAAGGGGTTCAGTGCAGTATTTATTCCTGTGCTTATTGCTGCCTTGATTGTTCTCAATACAATGTTAGGTTCTGTATACGAGCGCGTTCGCGAAATCGGCATATTTAGCTCACTAGGCCTGGCGCCAAACCATATTGCTATGCTTTTCATCGCCGAGGCGATGGTCTATGCCGTACTTGGCGCAGTTGCTGGCTATCTAATTGGGCAAGGCGCCTCGAAGTTGATTTATACATTCCATCTCTTGCCAGGGCTTTATCTGAACTTCAGTTCGCTATCGGCGGTGCTCTCGACGCTTATAGTAGTAGGCGTTGTCCTGCTCTCAACAATCTACCCCGCGAGAAAGGCATCAGAGGTGGCAACGCCTGCAATCGAGCGAAGTTGGAAGGTTCCAGACCCAGTAGGCGATGTTTGGAACATTTCACTTCCGTTTGCAGTAACGGGTGCGCAGGCGACAGGCGTCAACAAGTTCATCGCTGAATGGTTCGAGGCTTATGAAGAATACTCAGTTGGCGATTTCGTTACACAAAACGTCGAGACATCGGCATATGACTCTGAGTTTGGGAAAGCTTACCGAGTGCAGTGTAGGGCCTGGCTTGCGCCGTTTGACCTGGGCGTTAGCCAGGAGGTAATTCTCGATACAATTCCAACCTCGATGGAGGATGTATACGAGGTTCGCTTGACAATCAACCGCGAAAGCGGAGACATATCAAACTGGAAACGCGTTAACCGCAGGTTCCTAAACACACTAAGAAAGCAGTTCTTGATTTGGCGAACGTTGAGGGCAGAGGAGCGGGAGCGCTACCTTGCGACAAAGCCCCAAGCTGAGTCGGCATCTGCTCCTCAGGCCTAACCAGAGCTGCGTAATAGAAAGGAAGAGTTTAGGTTGCCGGTCGAAGAAAGTTCCATAGAAGCGGCCCGAGAAAGGGCTGAAGAAGCATCGTCTGAGGAAGGGCAGACTGAGAAATTTGAGGAAGGTTTTACTGGGAAGGCAATTGTAGGGGCGTTATTTATTGCCTTTATAATGCTTCCCGGTGCGTTGTATCTGGGTTTAGTCGCAGGCCAAGGACTTGGCCCAGCTGCACAATGGGTAACTATTGTTCTTTTCGCAGAAGTAGCCCGCCGCTCATTCATGCCCTTGAAGCGCCAAGAAATTTACATTTTATTCTACATTGCAGGCGGCCTTGCACACATGACAATGGGCGACCGCGGTATCTCCGGTGGGCCGTTTGGCACGCTGATATGGAACCAATACTTTGTGCAGAGCCCTCAAGCAGCAGCAATAGCCCATGAAATTCCCAGATGGGTTGTGCCCCAGCCTGGTTCTAAGGCATTAATCGAGCGGACTTTCTTCCACGCGGACTGGCTTGCCCCCATTCTTCTTTTGATAGTTGGCGAAATCCTCGGAAGGATGAATTGGATAGGCTTAGGTTACGCGCTTTTTAGGATTACCTCCGATGTTGAAAGGCTCCCCTTCCCGATGGCTCCAGTCGCGGCCTCGGGAGCAACCGCATTGGCGGAAGCATCTACTAAAGAGGAGTCTTGGCGGTGGCAGGTATTCTCGATTGGAACGATGGTTGGGCTAGTATTTGGCTTCTTCTACCTGGCGGTGCCGATTTTTACAGGTGTTGTGTTGAGCAAACCACTCATGTTGATACCAATTCCGTTTATTGATTTTGCGCGTAATACGGAACGCATACTGCCCGCTGCGTTGACCGGGATATCAGGCGACCTGGGAGGCGTTTTGACTGGCTTCGTGCTTCCATTCCAGATAGTCGTTGGGATGTTTATAAGCTCCATTGCATGTCAAGTAATCACAAATCCAATATTGCAAAGGCATGGTTTACTTCCAACTTGGCGATATGGAATGGATTCGATCAACACCCACCTATCGGTAAGTATTGACTTTTGGATGAGCGTTAGCGTAGGCATTAGTGTTGCGGTGGCTGTAATTGGCATATATGCAGTAATATCCTCGGCGGTTAAAGCCCGCGCCAATGCTCGCGAAAGCAGATTGGCACCGTACAGAATACCAGCTGGGCGCGGAGATTTTCCAATCGTAGTTGCAATTGCAGCATGGTTCTTTGCCACGCTAGGTTATATAATCATCGCACATCGACTTGTGCCGTTGTTTCCACTTTGGATTCTGATTGGCTTTGGTTTCTTCTATTCGCCGATCATGTCGTACGTTTCCGCTCGAATGTTCGGCTTGACTGGGCATGGCGTTGGCTTTCCATACGTAAGAGAAGCAACAGTCATCAAGAGTGGTTACCGTAATGCAGACATCTGGTTTGCGCCAATCCCCATTTATGATATGGGCTGGGCTGCGGCAAGATTTCGCGAAGTTGAACTCACGCGAACAAAATTTACAAGTGTTCTAAAGGCAGAGGCGCTGATGTTGCCTGTTATGCTAGTGGCGAGCTTCTTGTTCTGGGCTTTCTTTTGGCACACAAATCCAATCCCATCGCCGCAATTTCCCTATGCACAGAAATTCTGGCCGCTTTCGGCCACATTCCAATCCATATGGCTGACGGCAAACAAAGCTGGGGAAAGCAATTTCTTGCTTCAGGCGTTAAAGCCGAAGCTCATGGTCTATGGCGGCGTTGGAGCGTTTATGGTATTTACAATTTTGGCAATGGCAAGGGTGCCCCAGCTTTACTTCTATGGACTAGCAGGAGGAGTGGGTGCGTATCCCCACAGCACTATACCGCTTTTCATTGGGGCACTGCTAGGGCGGTACTATTTCGGAAGGCGGTTTGGTACGGATAAGTGGAGGATGTACACTCCCGTGTTATTGGCGGGATACTCCTGCGGTATGGGACTAATGGGTATGAGTGCTATTGCCCTTGCTTTGATTTCGAAGTCCGTCCAGGCGTTGCCATATTAGGGTTTCAATTTACATGATACCAAAACTTGCAAAAGTTTGACCACCTGCGATCAACAGTTATAAAATGGAGGTATGAAAAAAGAGAAAATTAGACGCACACTCGTCGGCTGGCAGGGAATTGTCGCAGAGGTTCCCTGTGATTGGAGCCTTGCCTCAATCGGAGGTGACGGGAAAAGCGGATACTTTCGCGTTGACAGCCCGCATAGCTTATCGCTCGAAGTTAAATGGTTCACTGGTTCTTCTGAACGGATTGACGTCCGCAGGCGGCTTGAGGAGTTTCTGAAAGATCTCGGAAGGAAAGCCAAAAAGCGCAAGGTTAATTTCGAACATAAGATAAAGTCGAAAGAAGACGGAACCATATCGTTTACATGGCAGGCTGATCGCAAAGCGGTTGGGAAACTCACGAGATGTGATCATTGCAGGCGTATCCTGATCGCCCAAGTAAGTGGTTTGAGCTCTGACAATGTTTCCGGTGTTGCATCCCAGATCCTGTCGTCGCTCATGGACCATTCCGAGGATGGTTGGCAGACATGGGCGGTTTATGATTTAATTGCCGAAGTGCCGCCTGACTACCGGTTGGAGAAACACCAACTAATGGCCGGTTATATTAGGCTTAACTTTCGCAAAGGTGTAAACCGTCTAACAATCGAACGATGGGGGCTTGCAGACGTAGCTCTGAGGAAGTGCACTTTTACTGAGTGGTATGCGGACAGGGTGCGTTATGATTTCCGCCCATTCCGATATTCTATGCAAGAGGTTGACTTCGATGGCGAGAGTGCTATCGAGGTTACGGGAAGGCGGCATGGGTTGAAAGAAATATTAAGGTCGGCTAGCGAGCTTCTCCGAGGAAAAAGTCCGGCTATATTTCTGGATGCTTGTGCTTGGGTTTGCGAGGAATCGAATAAGATATATGCGG
The genomic region above belongs to Armatimonadota bacterium and contains:
- a CDS encoding insulinase family protein, with the protein product MYIRPIIIAIIITFVFNFPVAAANQPAVKTIFSNGLVLIVKPEPEASTVAIEIFIRMNVNGEDKATQGLGHLFAGSILGGTKSRSPGKVARLFSEVGGSFHAVWQWDYLEIYGVTVPGMCNEALALLADSVRKPAFYPEIVEYSRSVVLKQAKAFESEPFNAAYAELRKSLYPAGPYRHAFIGDPQAIGRVSREQLEAFHRLCVAPNDIVISIAGKVSFEKVSEQVQKLFSNMPFIQRSEGTQKWDSPAEGKFVVKNVGPATYLMLGFPAAGMASPDYPALAVANVMLGGNKSSMLFRRLREELGIGYQVGSFYPSLRGPSHIVAFVGMDSGRATQQVIDTAKDAILQQVAKLKEGLFTDDDLERAKRYLIGTYAVKHERVRDRAFYLGWYEIIGLGYQYDTEYASKIRAVTREDICRVCERYLGVPIAFSSSSASS
- a CDS encoding FtsX-like permease family protein, which translates into the protein MSVRRTVSLVFLFCFLILSVSYAAEQTKVDPVLAANYQKLAGEVSAANIARTINTLSAQESRVAGYPGCDAATQYVLNEFKKLGLEDIKVEPFKVAVPVDKGASLEFNGKSYRLYPIWPNLVRTSQLPKEGITGQLIYAGSGKLAEFDGYDVDGSIVMMDFNSGSEWLNAPRLGAKAVIFIEPDSTMRGEAEAKFISIPVSIPRFWISKADAASLQALCAVNRPPVVRVKCRMPWERRTTYNISGVIKGTDPKLKNQIIIIESYYDSTSVVPSLSPGAENACGIASMLELARIFKKHPPGRTVWFIATSAHFQSLQGIREYVDRHLHEFQRPGTREKMAAWFSRIIPGMGHRTVRKPPQIYLFVGLDLSSQTKGVGVFYKGYFYDCREDIQNKFSDIARVCRENTEKIGAVLGFDPAKAFADGVNPIAGKNWRNFIPGKIALDAEAVTLAGARGISFVSTDDGRALVDTPFDVAEKVNVANLVQQTRLLACLFYHILHDTNSPEAVDVPKFPITEPSNFARMTLQGGFARLQGQVLILNLKKSFIPNTPVPNTLVIVRHVHLNKTLMGVRGNMIGTVDKEARFSFPGVAPLTTYPGPPRKMSVAAYRLDPDSGEIIYSPDQGIWGADFYPTEIPINTGIKDIPIVVFKCRSTAIFDLIDPQSLRTLPQIDIFEGESNARPRMYGVSLAVPEWQVSHVEDVAVIFTMPNTLLKITMSAGPAATRLVLINATKEKPEGIGYVVGNGVPIKNTSLRVAKDMWILDDFRINRLRKYRIINEGIDKLHKLAADEIKLAEKALAEKKYSVFDAHARAAWGYESRAYPDVQKTAKDVVNGVIFYLALLLPFAYFAERLLFGFSDLKRQLATAFAIFLGIFATFRYFHPAFDITMNPVIVFIAFTMLALSFLVTVLVTNRFEEQLKALNRNMSGVHKVDIGRMSIAAAAFSLGISNMRRRRARTFLTCITLILLTFTVLSFTSIVQTMRFNKVPAPGKPRYNGLMLRTAMWEQLQEPAYRLLKDEFGATRAVAPRAWYYGAAPGEQTFMTLKRNDKTFDARGIVGFTPEEKRVTHPEKALIKGRWFRPSDRYAMIIPGAIAKALEITEEDVGKAKVTFSGVEYTIIGIVDNDKFKKITDLDREPLTPVDFIMMQKLTQQGKTMGEAGFREYTHLEPDTVFFVPYQTLINLGGEIRSIAINFVTPEEVKEVLDKLMPRLGLNLYAGLGNRTFRYSSIATKSGKGFSAVFIPVLIAALIVLNTMLGSVYERVREIGIFSSLGLAPNHIAMLFIAEAMVYAVLGAVAGYLIGQGASKLIYTFHLLPGLYLNFSSLSAVLSTLIVVGVVLLSTIYPARKASEVATPAIERSWKVPDPVGDVWNISLPFAVTGAQATGVNKFIAEWFEAYEEYSVGDFVTQNVETSAYDSEFGKAYRVQCRAWLAPFDLGVSQEVILDTIPTSMEDVYEVRLTINRESGDISNWKRVNRRFLNTLRKQFLIWRTLRAEERERYLATKPQAESASAPQA
- a CDS encoding peptide transporter, which codes for MEAARERAEEASSEEGQTEKFEEGFTGKAIVGALFIAFIMLPGALYLGLVAGQGLGPAAQWVTIVLFAEVARRSFMPLKRQEIYILFYIAGGLAHMTMGDRGISGGPFGTLIWNQYFVQSPQAAAIAHEIPRWVVPQPGSKALIERTFFHADWLAPILLLIVGEILGRMNWIGLGYALFRITSDVERLPFPMAPVAASGATALAEASTKEESWRWQVFSIGTMVGLVFGFFYLAVPIFTGVVLSKPLMLIPIPFIDFARNTERILPAALTGISGDLGGVLTGFVLPFQIVVGMFISSIACQVITNPILQRHGLLPTWRYGMDSINTHLSVSIDFWMSVSVGISVAVAVIGIYAVISSAVKARANARESRLAPYRIPAGRGDFPIVVAIAAWFFATLGYIIIAHRLVPLFPLWILIGFGFFYSPIMSYVSARMFGLTGHGVGFPYVREATVIKSGYRNADIWFAPIPIYDMGWAAARFREVELTRTKFTSVLKAEALMLPVMLVASFLFWAFFWHTNPIPSPQFPYAQKFWPLSATFQSIWLTANKAGESNFLLQALKPKLMVYGGVGAFMVFTILAMARVPQLYFYGLAGGVGAYPHSTIPLFIGALLGRYYFGRRFGTDKWRMYTPVLLAGYSCGMGLMGMSAIALALISKSVQALPY